A segment of the Serratia fonticola genome:
TATCGCTGTCTAACAGAGTGAATTGGATATTAATCATCATTCTTCCTTAAAGCGCATGTCTTCTGGGAACAGCCGCTGGGCTTCCAGCAGTAAAACCGTTGCCCGCTGCGGTTGCTGTAATAATCGGCTGACCAAGATCAGGTTGAAGTAAATATTGGCTTCTGGCCGTACACGGATTTCATTTTCTGCCCATTGCTGATAATTCAGCAGTGCAGCAACCTCTTTTGAACGCGGATACTGCAGCAGTTGATGTAGCCGGATATCGAACTCATAACGCGTTTGCCAGGGAGTGGGTGAAATAACGCGTTGCATGGCATCAACAGACTGCAACCCTTGCTTTTCAACCGCGGTAATAGTTAAAGCACTGTGCAGGCCATTGATCATATAAAGCAGGGTGAGTGCAGACAGGCTGCTGGCGCTGAGGCGCACGATCTGCTGCCATTTTGTCGCCCGTCGATAGCTGTGCCGTAAATCGCTGACACGCAGGATCACTAACAAAAAGAGGGCGTGAGCGGCGGAAAGAGAGAGTGGGTATTCCACCATCATGTGCAGCATGATAGGTAATGCAGCGATCCAAGGGGCAGGCCGTAGCGGGAATACCAGGCAGCGGCGTAGTAATTGCCATAGCCCGTATCCCATCAGCGCAATCCCTGTCAGACTCAGCAGGCCGCCTTCCACTCCCCAGAGTAATAATTCGTTATGAGGGTGAGAAAGATTAAAGCTCAGTGGCAAATCTGGCTGTGTGAGATGAATATGGTGGAGAAAGTGATACTGGAAACTACCATAACCCCAACCCAATAACGGTTTTTCCCACAGCATTAGCCAGGCTTCTTGCCAGCTAATCAGACGATAACTCAGCGTAGATACGGTGGCGATCGCACGCGGTGCCCCCTTGATGTCAATCATCACTAACGCAGCGAGCACGCCAACCAGGATGAACAATGTGGCCAGGGCGCAACGGCGGCGAGAAACGCGATAGAGCATCATCAACTGCCATGGTGTGATGAGAATAAAGGCCAGTAATCCAATGCGTGAAAATGAGATCAGCAGCAGGAAAGGCGCGATTAGCAGCATCAGACCCATCAGCCATTGCAGATAACGGTGGTGGGAGCCGCAATACAGATAGAGAGCCAGCGCTAACCCACAGGCCATAAAGCTGGCCAGCACGTTGACCTGCTGAAAAATGCCGTAAGGAATGGCGCTATCTGGCATCAACCAAAAGTATTGCAGCATTGCCCAGACCGCTTCGATTACGGTGGCGGCCAGCAGCAAGATCAGTAATCGATGACGCCACTGGCGATTTAATGGGTATTGCAGCAGGGAAAAGTATCCTGCTACGCCCATCAGTAACCCGATCAGTCGTGGCAACGCTTCGCCCAAATAAGGGGTTTTTGTCCACAGTAGCGGTAATAGCAGAATGAACGTACCCAATGCCAAAGGGGTAAATAAGCGCGAGCCTGCCAGTGGCGGCCGTACTATTATCATCGTCCCTAAGGTCATCACGGCAAGGCAAATGATGCCGACCATATTCCATGGCAAATAAAATCCACTGCCGCCTCGATTAGGCCAGTAAATATGCATGGCAAAAATAAAATAAAACATCAGCAGCCCGAATAACCAGGCTGTACGCTTATTTTGCATAATGACACTATCCTGCTAAGGCCGTTTTTATTGATAAGTCAGCACGAAATTGGCAACGGAGCTGAATTCACCCTCGGTAATAGTTCGATTTTTTATCGCCGATGGATGTCCCTGAACATAGGCGGAGAATTTCAGCGTGGTGGTGCCCGTTTGCAATGCGACCGCGTCCGTGGCGTGATTTAAATTAATCTCCGCGCCTTTACTGTCGAATAGTGCAATTGCGGCACCGTTTGCGCCGTTGTTGATGGCCAGTTTACCTGGTAGTTCACGGTCCTCAGTGCCGCTGAATGTCACGGTTACCGCATTGAAAACATTGGTTTTGCAATCGGTTAAGGTAATATTGAAGGGGACCGGCGTCGTATGTTCATAACGATAAAGGGTTTTAACGATCACCGTTCCCATATCTACCAACTGTTCGGCAGATTGGGGTTCTATATTACACGGGCGGTTCACCACGGTGCCGAAGAAATCAATTTCTTTATTGTCGGCATTGGCCTGCAGGCAAAATAAACCCATAAGACTGCTGAGTGCCGTCAGGAGTACGCAATTTTTCATCTTGCCCTCTTAAATATAGTTAATCAGCAGAATGAGGGTCTTTTTGAAATCGCCCTCCTGGCCTTCACCCGAAGCTTGCAAAGAGGCCGTATAGGATTTTTGCACCATGTCCTTGTTATTCATGTCGGCAAAGCTGTCGAACTGATTGTATTTAATCCATTTGGGATTCGAATTATCGTAAATACGCATTGTCGAGCCGTTGCCCATATCCAGGCCGGTGGTATCTACCAGTGAACCATTCTTCACCATAAAGTTGGCATCCAGGCTAAAGTTATCGCTACAGCCGTTTTTGCGGATGATGATGGAAAAATCCTTGCTGGCTACCGTACCTGCACCAGCACGCCAAGAGGGGATGTCGCCAAAATCGACCCCTTCTGGCGTGGTCAACTCAACGGAGGCGGAACACTGGATGACCTGAATTTTGTCCAGGCCGGTCAGCGTAAAACGATAGTTTTTTCCCGGTTGGTTGTTGATCCCCAGGATCCCGTCAAGTTGGAATACCGAAATCTGGCCAGCGCCGCCAGGCGTAATGTTCCCGGTTTTTTGCAGATAGACCTGATAATTGACATGACCCAACTCCGGCCTGTTTGGATAACGGAACATGTCTGTCTGGGCTTTTGTGTTCAGGATCCCCAGATCGACACCGTTATAAATTACCCCCATGGAAATACCGGCAGCAATTTGCTTGCCATCGGGATTAGGGTAGAAGTAAACC
Coding sequences within it:
- a CDS encoding fimbrial protein codes for the protein MGLFCLQANADNKEIDFFGTVVNRPCNIEPQSAEQLVDMGTVIVKTLYRYEHTTPVPFNITLTDCKTNVFNAVTVTFSGTEDRELPGKLAINNGANGAAIALFDSKGAEINLNHATDAVALQTGTTTLKFSAYVQGHPSAIKNRTITEGEFSSVANFVLTYQ
- a CDS encoding PglL family O-oligosaccharyltransferase, translated to MQNKRTAWLFGLLMFYFIFAMHIYWPNRGGSGFYLPWNMVGIICLAVMTLGTMIIVRPPLAGSRLFTPLALGTFILLLPLLWTKTPYLGEALPRLIGLLMGVAGYFSLLQYPLNRQWRHRLLILLLAATVIEAVWAMLQYFWLMPDSAIPYGIFQQVNVLASFMACGLALALYLYCGSHHRYLQWLMGLMLLIAPFLLLISFSRIGLLAFILITPWQLMMLYRVSRRRCALATLFILVGVLAALVMIDIKGAPRAIATVSTLSYRLISWQEAWLMLWEKPLLGWGYGSFQYHFLHHIHLTQPDLPLSFNLSHPHNELLLWGVEGGLLSLTGIALMGYGLWQLLRRCLVFPLRPAPWIAALPIMLHMMVEYPLSLSAAHALFLLVILRVSDLRHSYRRATKWQQIVRLSASSLSALTLLYMINGLHSALTITAVEKQGLQSVDAMQRVISPTPWQTRYEFDIRLHQLLQYPRSKEVAALLNYQQWAENEIRVRPEANIYFNLILVSRLLQQPQRATVLLLEAQRLFPEDMRFKEE
- a CDS encoding fimbrial protein codes for the protein MSRLFTYKRTFALLACLSAPFSVQALECHLNTSTGITEENEDIGQLKIPATLPIGSRLWTSQPMSRNVMCWGYPSVPNGEWVYFYPNPDGKQIAAGISMGVIYNGVDLGILNTKAQTDMFRYPNRPELGHVNYQVYLQKTGNITPGGAGQISVFQLDGILGINNQPGKNYRFTLTGLDKIQVIQCSASVELTTPEGVDFGDIPSWRAGAGTVASKDFSIIIRKNGCSDNFSLDANFMVKNGSLVDTTGLDMGNGSTMRIYDNSNPKWIKYNQFDSFADMNNKDMVQKSYTASLQASGEGQEGDFKKTLILLINYI